One Paracoccaceae bacterium genomic region harbors:
- a CDS encoding primosomal protein N' codes for MADRVFDAGETVGVLTTEPLGRVLDYRAPEGGCGTGDLVEVPLGPRRVLGVVWRAGEGQFDPTRLRAVNRVLDVPPMRAEMREFLSRAGAYTLTPLPAMLRLATRAPGLADPPAVRRVYRLAGPVPNSLTPARHRVIEALRSWQGGVVTLAELTAAAACGASVVKGLVAMGVVAEEEAPKDMPYPPLDPHRPARLTGDQVAAGDMLVAEVARGGYSCTLLKGVTGSGKTEVYLEAVAECLRAGRQALVLLPEIALTGEFLTRVEARFGARPAEWHSGVTATERRRLWRMAAEGEASLVTGARSALFLPFQRLGLIVVDEEHDTSYKQEEGVLYNARDMAVLRGAMAGCPVVLASATPSLETWANVEAGKYGRIDLSARFGAAVMPGMQAIDMRAERLPADRWISDTLAARVAAVVARGEQAMLFLNRRGYAPVTLCRACGAQVGCDACDARMVEHRFLKRLVCHQCGATKPVPHACPSCGAEGRMAAVGPGVERLAEEVAARFPGARVAVLSSDLFGTVRDLKAQIETIAAGGADIVIGTQIVAKGHNFPLLTLVGVIDADLGLQGSDLRAAERTFQLMRQVAGRAGRAERPGEALLQTHQPEHPVIRAILGGDEEAFWRAEAAERRAVGAPPYGRMAGIILSGPDVAQVFDIASELARRDEPLRAVGAQVFGPAPAPVARIRGRHRVRLLVKADKAAPLQGALADWAAQVRLPGSVRLAIDIDPQSFM; via the coding sequence ATGGCGGATCGGGTGTTCGATGCGGGCGAGACGGTCGGCGTGCTGACCACCGAACCGCTGGGCCGCGTTCTGGACTATCGTGCGCCCGAGGGCGGTTGCGGCACCGGCGACCTTGTCGAGGTGCCGCTGGGCCCGCGCCGGGTGCTGGGCGTGGTCTGGAGGGCGGGCGAGGGGCAGTTCGATCCGACGAGGCTGCGCGCGGTCAACCGCGTGCTCGACGTGCCGCCGATGCGTGCCGAGATGCGGGAGTTCCTGTCCCGCGCGGGGGCCTACACCCTGACGCCGCTGCCGGCGATGCTGCGCCTTGCCACCCGCGCCCCGGGCCTGGCCGACCCGCCCGCCGTGCGGCGCGTCTATCGGCTGGCGGGGCCGGTTCCGAACAGCCTGACACCTGCCCGCCACCGGGTGATCGAGGCGCTGCGATCCTGGCAGGGGGGGGTGGTGACGCTGGCCGAACTGACGGCCGCCGCGGCCTGCGGTGCCAGCGTTGTCAAGGGGTTGGTGGCCATGGGCGTGGTCGCCGAGGAAGAGGCGCCAAAGGACATGCCCTATCCCCCGCTGGACCCGCACCGTCCGGCACGGCTGACGGGCGACCAGGTGGCGGCGGGCGACATGCTGGTGGCCGAGGTGGCGCGGGGCGGGTACTCCTGCACGCTGCTGAAGGGCGTGACGGGCTCGGGCAAGACCGAGGTCTATCTGGAGGCGGTGGCGGAATGCCTCAGGGCAGGGCGTCAGGCGCTTGTCCTCCTGCCCGAGATCGCGCTGACCGGCGAGTTCCTGACCCGGGTCGAGGCGCGGTTCGGGGCCCGGCCCGCCGAATGGCATTCGGGCGTCACAGCAACCGAGCGGCGGCGGCTGTGGCGCATGGCGGCAGAGGGCGAGGCGTCGCTGGTGACGGGTGCGCGGTCGGCGCTTTTCCTGCCATTCCAGAGGCTTGGGCTGATCGTGGTGGATGAGGAGCACGACACGTCCTACAAGCAGGAGGAGGGCGTGCTGTACAATGCCCGCGACATGGCGGTGCTGCGGGGGGCGATGGCGGGGTGCCCGGTGGTGCTGGCCTCGGCCACCCCCAGCCTTGAAACCTGGGCAAATGTCGAGGCGGGCAAGTATGGCCGGATCGACCTGTCGGCGCGGTTCGGCGCTGCGGTGATGCCGGGGATGCAAGCCATTGACATGCGGGCGGAAAGGCTGCCCGCCGATCGCTGGATCAGCGACACGCTGGCGGCCCGGGTCGCGGCGGTGGTGGCGCGGGGGGAACAGGCGATGCTGTTCCTGAACCGGCGGGGATACGCGCCGGTCACGTTGTGCCGGGCCTGCGGGGCGCAGGTGGGGTGCGACGCCTGCGACGCGCGGATGGTCGAACACCGGTTTCTCAAGCGATTGGTGTGCCACCAGTGCGGCGCCACAAAACCTGTGCCTCATGCCTGCCCTTCCTGCGGCGCCGAGGGGCGGATGGCGGCGGTCGGGCCGGGAGTGGAGCGGTTGGCGGAGGAGGTGGCGGCGCGGTTTCCGGGGGCGCGGGTGGCGGTGCTGTCGAGCGATCTGTTCGGCACGGTGCGGGACCTGAAGGCGCAGATCGAGACCATCGCGGCGGGCGGTGCCGACATCGTGATCGGCACGCAGATCGTTGCAAAAGGCCATAACTTTCCGCTACTTACCCTTGTCGGTGTGATTGATGCCGACCTGGGTTTGCAGGGGTCCGACCTGCGGGCGGCCGAGCGGACGTTCCAGTTGATGCGGCAGGTGGCGGGTCGCGCGGGGCGGGCCGAGAGGCCGGGCGAGGCGCTGCTGCAGACCCACCAGCCCGAGCATCCGGTGATCCGGGCGATCCTGGGTGGCGATGAAGAGGCGTTCTGGCGGGCCGAGGCGGCCGAGCGGCGGGCGGTGGGGGCGCCGCCCTACGGGCGCATGGCAGGGATCATCCTGTCTGGTCCGGATGTTGCGCAGGTCTTTGATATTGCGTCGGAACTTGCGCGGCGGGACGAGCCGCTGCGGGCGGTGGGCGCGCAGGTCTTCGGGCCTGCGCCTGCGCCGGTGGCGCGAATCCGGGGGCGGCACCGGGTGCGGTTGCTGGTCAAGGCCGACAAGGCGGCCCCGTTGCAGGGGGCACTGGCGGACTGGGCGGCGCAGGTGCGGTTGCCGGGCTCGGTGCGCCTGGCGATCGACATCGACCCGCAAAGCTTCATGTAG
- the fsa gene encoding fructose-6-phosphate aldolase: MKFFVDTADVAAISELNDLGMVDGVTTNPSLILKSGRDILEVTREICGIVSGPVSAEVVATKADEMIAEGRKLAAIAPNITVKVPLTWDGLKTCKTLTGEGFMVNVTLCFSVNQALIAAKAGATFISPFIGRLDDINLDGLDLIRDIREVYDNYDFSTQILAASIRTPNHVTQCALIGADVITAPPAVIKALASHPLTDRGLEQFLADWAKTGQKIL; encoded by the coding sequence ATGAAATTCTTCGTCGATACCGCGGATGTCGCGGCGATTTCGGAACTGAACGACCTCGGCATGGTCGATGGGGTGACGACCAATCCCTCGCTGATCCTGAAGTCCGGGCGCGACATCCTCGAGGTCACCCGCGAAATCTGCGGCATCGTCTCGGGCCCGGTATCGGCCGAGGTGGTCGCGACCAAGGCTGACGAGATGATCGCCGAGGGCCGGAAGCTGGCCGCGATCGCGCCCAACATCACGGTCAAGGTGCCGCTGACCTGGGACGGGCTGAAGACCTGCAAGACCCTGACCGGCGAAGGCTTCATGGTGAACGTCACGCTGTGCTTCAGCGTCAACCAGGCCCTGATCGCCGCCAAGGCCGGGGCCACCTTCATCAGCCCCTTCATCGGGCGGCTGGACGACATCAACCTCGACGGGCTGGACCTGATCCGCGACATCCGCGAGGTCTACGACAATTACGACTTCTCGACGCAGATCCTGGCGGCCTCGATCCGCACGCCCAACCACGTGACGCAATGCGCGCTGATCGGTGCCGACGTCATCACCGCCCCCCCCGCCGTCATCAAGGCCCTGGCCAGCCACCCGCTGACCGACCGCGGTCTCGAACAATTCCTGGCCGACTGGGCAAAAACGGGGCAGAAAATCCTTTAG
- a CDS encoding DUF484 family protein, with product MISQDLRDRLIAAPETILDDREVMSALIGANERAMGSNIVDLRGIAMERLEARLDRLEDTHRNVIAAAYDNLAGTNQVHRALLQMLDPLSFEDFLKGLGGEVAQTLRVDCIRLVLETAQGAADPVLRRLGDVLIVAEPGFVASYMAGGRNVSLRPVTLRQVIPGSDAIYGDKATWIRSEALMRLDFGAGRLPGMLAMGAEDPHQFRPAQGTDLLAFFAGVFERTMRRWLS from the coding sequence ATGATTTCACAGGACCTGCGGGACCGCCTGATCGCGGCGCCCGAGACCATTCTGGACGACCGCGAGGTGATGAGCGCGCTGATCGGCGCGAATGAGCGGGCCATGGGATCGAACATCGTCGATCTGCGCGGCATCGCCATGGAACGGCTGGAGGCGCGGCTCGACCGTCTGGAAGACACGCATCGCAACGTCATTGCCGCCGCCTATGACAATCTTGCGGGGACCAACCAGGTGCATCGGGCGCTGCTGCAGATGCTGGACCCGCTGAGCTTCGAGGATTTCCTGAAGGGTCTGGGCGGCGAGGTGGCGCAGACCCTGCGGGTCGACTGCATCCGGCTGGTACTGGAAACGGCGCAGGGCGCGGCAGACCCGGTGCTGCGGCGGCTGGGCGATGTGCTGATCGTGGCGGAACCGGGCTTTGTGGCCAGCTACATGGCGGGCGGGCGCAACGTGTCGCTGCGCCCTGTCACGCTGCGGCAGGTCATACCCGGCTCGGATGCGATCTACGGCGACAAGGCGACGTGGATACGGTCAGAGGCGCTGATGCGGCTGGATTTCGGTGCGGGGCGGCTGCCCGGGATGCTGGCCATGGGCGCCGAGGACCCGCATCAGTTCCGCCCGGCCCAGGGCACCGACCTGCTGGCCTTCTTTGCTGGCGTGTTCGAACGCACGATGCGGCGCTGGCTGTCGTGA
- a CDS encoding tyrosine recombinase XerC has translation MTLAISPAARNALSVWLDHLRAMDGAAANTVAAYARDVTRWLAFLAEHRGGTEGLSALAAVPQTDLRAFAAHERARGLSARSMARVLSAVKGFTGWLADREGVDATATLSARAPRYRRKLPRPLSEDAARAVLDTVGDDAREPWIAARDRAVVTLLYGCGLRISEALGLTGAAQPLPTVLRISGKGGKERLVPVLPVARTAVEDYVRLCPFEITRDGPLFRGARGGALNPAIVQAAMARTRARLGLPATATPHALRHSFATHLLVAGGDLRAIQELLGHASLSTTQGYTAVDTARLMEVYARAHPRA, from the coding sequence GTGACCCTGGCGATCTCGCCCGCTGCACGGAACGCCCTGTCTGTCTGGCTGGATCACCTGCGCGCGATGGATGGCGCCGCAGCGAACACCGTCGCGGCCTATGCGCGCGATGTGACGCGGTGGCTTGCGTTTCTGGCAGAACACCGGGGCGGTACCGAGGGGTTGTCGGCCCTTGCCGCGGTGCCGCAGACCGACCTGCGGGCCTTTGCAGCCCATGAGCGTGCGCGCGGCCTGTCGGCCCGGTCGATGGCGCGGGTGCTGTCGGCGGTGAAGGGCTTTACCGGCTGGCTGGCCGACCGCGAGGGCGTCGACGCCACGGCGACCCTGTCGGCCCGGGCCCCCCGCTATCGCCGCAAACTGCCCCGCCCGCTGTCGGAGGACGCGGCGCGCGCGGTGCTGGACACGGTGGGCGACGATGCGCGCGAACCCTGGATCGCGGCGCGCGACCGGGCGGTGGTGACGCTGCTCTACGGCTGCGGCCTGCGGATCTCCGAGGCGCTCGGGCTGACCGGCGCGGCGCAGCCGCTGCCGACGGTGCTGCGCATTTCGGGCAAGGGCGGCAAGGAACGGCTGGTGCCGGTTCTGCCGGTGGCCCGGACCGCGGTCGAGGACTATGTGCGGCTCTGCCCGTTCGAGATCACGCGCGACGGGCCGCTGTTCCGGGGCGCGCGCGGCGGGGCCCTGAACCCCGCGATCGTGCAGGCCGCGATGGCGCGCACCCGGGCGCGGCTGGGCCTGCCCGCGACCGCCACGCCACACGCCCTGCGCCATTCCTTCGCGACCCATCTTCTGGTTGCGGGCGGGGACCTGCGCGCGATACAGGAACTGCTCGGCCATGCGTCGCTGTCCACCACGCAAGGCTACACGGCCGTTGACACCGCGCGGCTGATGGAGGTTTACGCCCGCGCCCACCCTCGCGCATGA
- a CDS encoding CDP-alcohol phosphatidyltransferase family protein yields the protein MSLKMKALSVHLLTATGAVLSMLAMLAAVEERWSLMFLWLVLALVVDGVDGPLARRYDVKENWPTYDGVLMDLIVDYLTYVFIPAYALFKSGLLTGWTGWIAIIVIVYGSVIYFADTRMKTKDNSFAGFPACWNMVVLVLFALRPGEWTTLFIVVALTVAMFLNLKFVHPVRTDRWREITLPVAFAWVAFAGWAAWVDFDEGSWAHWGLILTTLYLALAGIAQQILPPRPR from the coding sequence ATGTCGTTGAAGATGAAGGCTTTGTCCGTTCACCTCCTGACCGCCACAGGCGCGGTCCTGTCGATGCTGGCCATGCTGGCCGCTGTCGAGGAACGGTGGAGCCTGATGTTCCTGTGGCTGGTTCTGGCGCTTGTGGTCGATGGCGTGGACGGCCCGCTGGCTCGCCGCTACGACGTCAAGGAAAACTGGCCCACCTATGACGGCGTGCTGATGGACCTGATCGTGGACTACCTGACCTATGTGTTCATTCCGGCCTACGCGCTGTTCAAGTCGGGGCTTCTGACGGGGTGGACGGGCTGGATCGCGATCATAGTCATCGTCTATGGATCGGTGATCTATTTCGCGGATACCCGTATGAAGACAAAGGATAATTCCTTTGCCGGCTTTCCCGCCTGCTGGAACATGGTGGTGCTGGTGCTGTTCGCACTGCGACCGGGCGAGTGGACGACGCTGTTCATCGTGGTCGCGCTGACGGTGGCGATGTTCCTGAACCTGAAGTTCGTGCATCCCGTGCGCACCGACCGCTGGCGCGAGATCACTCTGCCGGTGGCCTTTGCCTGGGTGGCCTTTGCCGGATGGGCGGCCTGGGTCGATTTCGACGAGGGGTCATGGGCCCACTGGGGTCTGATCCTGACAACGCTCTACCTGGCCCTTGCCGGCATCGCGCAGCAGATCCTGCCACCGCGCCCGCGCTAG